TGATTCAAACGAAGCTGGTAATACGCGAACGCCATCTGTGGTTGAAAACCAGACGCAGCAACGCTTGTTAAATCAAAGCGTTTGTGATCGTAGGGaagaaaagtggaaaaatagGGAATCGAGAGTTATAGAACATTTCCTCGAATATACGTAAATTTGTGACTTAATTAGTATTTATAAGTGATAATGGCGTCAACGGACACGAAAAACGATCAAGGTATACTGAATTCTATCCTGTTTATCCATGATAAATCACCTTGAATcatatctttctttttctaacctcaaacattataaacaattatatataGAATCATTCCGAACAACAATGTTTACAACATTAATCGACGTGCTAAGCTCAGTTTTCACCTGTTTCACCTCAACCATCGAAATGATAGCACCATATTTGTTGCTACATATTAAATTTGATTCTTTTCGTTACTGTTATTGTTGGCATCATTCATTGTTTATTATTGTTCACGTTAAATTTGGCAACTAAGCTTAGcagtttgaattttgaatctaATGAATCGATTGCTTACTTTGTTAAATAAATAGCCGTTGaccttatatttttatttacatgcCAACTATAGAGAAAGATTTCTTTGACGCAGGTGGATCATTCATTCCGGCAAGTCAGCGTCCGGATGGCACTTGGCGCAAACAGCGAAGAGTAAGGGACGGCTACATACCTCAAGAAGAGGTTCCACTGTAAGTATAAATACATTCGAATAGATagtcgaagaaaaaatgatggaaaatttttcattcaatgtCAATGATTCATGTTTGTTGTACTTCAGCTACGAGAGTAAGGGCAGGCAATTCAGTAGAAATCGGCCTAGTTATCCTGTTGGAATGACCGCTGAGTTTGTGGCGGCCCACAAAGCAAGGAGAGAAGCCGAAGCAGCAAAGTCGGCGCAGATACCAGGTCTGGTAAAAGCAAACGATagcaaaaagaagaaaaagaagagtaaGAGTAAAGCAGTCGACGCAGTGACGGAAGGTCTCTCTAAAACGACAATATCACCACCCGTTGTAGAGAATGGCAAATCGGCGAAGCCGAAATGCCAGAAAAAGCCGGTGACCGACGACACAAATGTTATTCCGACCCCAAGCAATAGCTTGCCCACTCAAAACACAGATCCAGCGAAAAGGctcaaaaacttgaaaaaaaagttaagaGAGATTGAAACCATAGAGCAGAAGATAAAATCaggagaattgaaaattcttgaGAGAGAATTGTACGACAAAGTCATGAGGAAAACAGAGGTTTTAAAAGATATTGAACAGCTGGAAGCAAACCACTAAACGGCTACCAAACtactattttattattattattgttattttgggTTTTTCCGCTTTTTACACTTGTCACCCTTTATCGGTACAAAATGTAATTGTGCCATTTAGGATAATTATTGATGTTTGctgttttattatattaatattgagtggaatttcgaaataattatgataatagtaggaataataattattgttgtaacatagttttcaaaattattcgtaCTGTACAGTAAATTCTCTATCCTTGAAATGCACgtgataattatttgaaaaataacgatgTATAATCTAAATTAGTATGTtatatgatttttatttaatgtatatgtatacatttttggCTAAATGCTTACATGAGCATTTTAACGAATTATTGTAACAATCAACAAGTACAAGTACTTGATGCGCATAACTTTAACTGTATTAACCGAAGACctgaaattcataaatttattatGAAATATCGATGATACAAAATGTTGAAGGaaatatagaataaaaattatcatttaaaaaattccccGTAATGTTCAAGCTAGTGTAACAATAGATTAGATTAGAATACtccaaaattttattagcgaataaaataaattcatcatCATTGACCAAATGTTTAATAAAACAAAGATGATTTAAACATAACCAAGTATGTTCTTTTATCCTTATCACCTCTGCTACACTCTGTAACTTCCTCGAAGATGACCACCTTATAATACAACTTTTCCCATTCGAACATAACGAGTATTGCTAAAGCTATAAGCCGGATCTCCATTACGAGCAAAACAATGTTTGTGTTTTTTTCGCCCTTAATTGCAGACTGTCATTTTGCGATGTAAAGAAATGTCTACCAAATACGACGTAAAAAGATTCAAAACCGTTTCcccaaaaattgtaaaacgatTGAATTCTTCTTAACGATCCATATCTCAAATATTCGTATCACCTAAGTTATTCGTCATGAGATGATCGCTCATTGATATTTTGTCTACGGGCACGTATCGTTCGTTTACGGAAGCGAACTCAACCTCAAGATAAAAATGAACCGTAGGGTTCTTGATTGATGATCGACCTCGGAAACTGGCCTGTCGCAGAGAAAATTTAAACTGGTACGCAGGTATCGCAATTTCTCTGCAAAGCTGGGAAAGAAGATTAGAAGCCTGAATCTATAAATCTCTTTAAAGTAAGTAATGAATCAAGAAAATTATCGTCAATTCACTGCTCAATCATAATGTTCAGGGTATAGAGTATATGTTATTATATACTTTGCGAGACTTGAAACAACGTGTAAAAAAGGCTACGGAAACAATACTTGAATACCTATCGCGGTCAAATAAATCGTTAattaaaagtgaaataataCACAGAATTTCCACAAAGATTTGagcaaatttttcgcaacGTTGATCATATTGACAAATCTCCGTTCTATTTTGGATAAAATTCCCAGAcatgaataattcaatgattGTACGACTCTTCCCATAGTTTttaatatgaatatttgaGACTAGATGCTGCATTATTTTacgtttttcttcaatttccgGATGTATTATCTTCACCAAATTGATCGAATCCTCTTTGCCGAGGGGCCGAACAACCATTTCAACCCTTCAAAGAGACTCGCGGCCTTTTCCGCTACTCGTCCACCAGCCCCGTCCACTTAAGTACACAATAATTCACAAAGCACTGTTTACTTCCAAAGATTA
The sequence above is drawn from the Neodiprion pinetum isolate iyNeoPine1 chromosome 2, iyNeoPine1.2, whole genome shotgun sequence genome and encodes:
- the Pym gene encoding partner of Y14 and mago, coding for MASTDTKNDQGGSFIPASQRPDGTWRKQRRVRDGYIPQEEVPLYESKGRQFSRNRPSYPVGMTAEFVAAHKARREAEAAKSAQIPGLVKANDSKKKKKKSKSKAVDAVTEGLSKTTISPPVVENGKSAKPKCQKKPVTDDTNVIPTPSNSLPTQNTDPAKRLKNLKKKLREIETIEQKIKSGELKILERELYDKVMRKTEVLKDIEQLEANH